The Actinomadura sp. WMMB 499 genome includes a window with the following:
- a CDS encoding PH domain-containing protein codes for MNLQDMMVHRDNSTRTVDRYLMGHEGRVIAVRRHPAVLLPPVIAFVAGLIVCGAAATVTGVFWIWWLWLIPVGYLLWKVIAWSLEFFLVTEHRVMVINGVLNRTVAMMPLAKVTDINLERSITGQMLGYGEFVMESAGQKQALRNVGFMPYPEQLYLEVSSVIFGTIDESPD; via the coding sequence GTGAATCTGCAGGACATGATGGTCCACCGCGACAACTCGACGCGGACCGTCGACCGCTATCTGATGGGCCACGAGGGACGCGTCATCGCGGTGCGCCGCCATCCCGCGGTGCTGCTGCCGCCCGTCATCGCGTTCGTGGCCGGTCTCATCGTGTGCGGCGCCGCCGCCACCGTCACCGGCGTGTTCTGGATCTGGTGGCTGTGGCTGATCCCCGTCGGCTACCTGCTGTGGAAGGTCATCGCCTGGTCGCTGGAGTTCTTCCTCGTCACCGAGCACCGGGTCATGGTGATCAACGGGGTGCTCAACCGGACGGTCGCGATGATGCCGCTGGCGAAGGTCACCGACATCAACCTGGAGCGCTCGATCACCGGCCAGATGCTCGGCTACGGCGAGTTCGTGATGGAGTCGGCGGGACAGAAGCAGGCACTGCGCAACGTGGGCTTCATGCCGTATCCGGAACAGCTCTACCTCGAGGTGTCGTCGGTCATCTTCGGCACCATCGACGAGTCCCCGGACTGA
- a CDS encoding FAD-binding oxidoreductase — MRRRTDTDVDADTDTDMHVARSLADAEPTPYWTAGSVRPDPGPALTGRRACDLAVVGGGYGGLWTALRAKERDPSLDVVVLEAGRIGSAASGRNGGFCSASLTHGLLNGVGRWPDDMDVLERLGWENLRAIAATLTRYGIDADWDPTGELTVATQEWQVPLLEEEAEHAFELGWEPILLGREGVRAEVNSPTYLAGLWDRHAVALLHPAKLAWGLADACRSLGVRIFEDTRVTGLRPDGGRLRLDGAHGAIGAHRVALATGAFPPLLRRMRGFVVPVYEYALVTEPLSRAQRDAVGWRRRQGVGDSGNRYHYYRLTPDGRVVWGGYDAVYHFGGRIGAALERRPAAFASLARNFFTTFPQLDGVRFAHAWGGVVDTCTRFCAFFGTAHDSRLAYAAGYTGLGVGATRFGADVMLDLLHLGVGPGEETERTRLAMVRDKPVPFPPEPLRFGAIELTRRAMARADREGGRRGPWLRALDRIGAGFGS; from the coding sequence ATGAGGAGACGGACGGACACCGACGTGGACGCTGACACCGACACCGACATGCACGTGGCGCGATCACTGGCGGACGCGGAGCCCACCCCGTACTGGACGGCCGGTTCCGTGCGGCCCGATCCGGGGCCGGCGCTGACCGGCCGCCGGGCGTGCGATCTGGCGGTCGTCGGCGGCGGCTACGGCGGGCTCTGGACCGCCCTGCGGGCCAAGGAGCGCGACCCGTCCCTGGACGTGGTGGTGCTGGAGGCGGGCCGGATCGGTTCGGCCGCGTCCGGACGCAACGGCGGGTTCTGCTCGGCGAGCCTCACGCACGGTCTCCTCAACGGGGTGGGGCGGTGGCCGGACGACATGGACGTCCTCGAGCGGCTCGGCTGGGAGAACCTGCGGGCCATCGCGGCCACGCTCACCCGGTACGGCATCGACGCCGACTGGGACCCGACCGGCGAACTGACGGTCGCGACGCAGGAGTGGCAGGTCCCGCTGCTGGAGGAGGAGGCGGAGCACGCCTTCGAGCTCGGCTGGGAGCCGATCCTGCTGGGCCGCGAGGGCGTCCGCGCGGAGGTGAACTCCCCGACGTACCTCGCCGGGCTGTGGGACCGGCACGCCGTGGCGCTGCTGCACCCGGCGAAGCTGGCGTGGGGGCTGGCGGACGCGTGCCGCTCGCTGGGCGTGCGGATCTTCGAGGACACCCGCGTGACGGGGCTGCGCCCGGACGGCGGGCGGCTGCGGCTGGACGGCGCGCACGGGGCGATCGGGGCGCACCGGGTCGCGCTGGCGACGGGCGCGTTCCCGCCGCTGCTGCGGCGGATGCGCGGGTTCGTCGTGCCGGTGTACGAGTACGCGCTCGTGACCGAGCCGCTGTCGCGGGCGCAGCGCGACGCCGTCGGGTGGCGGCGCCGCCAGGGGGTGGGCGACAGCGGCAACCGGTACCACTACTACCGGCTGACGCCGGACGGCCGCGTCGTGTGGGGCGGCTACGACGCGGTGTACCACTTCGGCGGCCGGATCGGCGCCGCACTCGAACGCCGCCCCGCCGCGTTCGCGTCCCTCGCACGGAACTTCTTCACCACGTTCCCTCAGCTGGACGGCGTCCGGTTCGCGCACGCGTGGGGCGGCGTGGTCGACACCTGCACGCGCTTCTGCGCGTTCTTCGGCACCGCCCACGACTCCAGGCTCGCGTACGCGGCGGGCTACACGGGCCTGGGCGTGGGCGCGACCCGGTTCGGCGCGGACGTCATGCTCGACCTCCTGCACCTCGGGGTCGGTCCCGGTGAGGAGACCGAGCGGACGCGGCTGGCGATGGTGCGGGACAAGCCGGTCCCGTTCCCGCCCGAGCCACTGCGGTTCGGGGCGATCGAGCTGACGCGGCGGGCGATGGCGCGGGCCGACCGGGAGGGCGGACGGCGCGGACCGTGGTTGCGCGCGCTCGACCGCATCGGCGCCGGTTTCGGAAGCTGA
- a CDS encoding PotD/PotF family extracellular solute-binding protein encodes MRRRDVLRLSGAGLLLAACGVEGRGKSVDEGEFWTGKSRNGRLRWANWPGYMQDDRATIKAFEADSGIGVTYREVIQEMGPWFGKIQAPLAAGQSIGFDLMVMTNGIHLERCRRLGYLAPLDHGRLKNFAAHAGPGYKDPSYDPGNEFTVPYQAGITGIAYNTKYVDEEITSISQLFDPRYKGRVGMMSDSQELGNFGMFLLGIDPEKSTRADWERAAGKLREQRDSGIVRKYYEQNYVDAVSKGDVWLTMAWSGDVYSLTSPDVRFVVPEEGGTIWTDNLCVPVTAENPVDALALMDWLYVPEHNAPLTEFVNYITPVPAVRDIIARHAAQATGEEKEDLARLSESPLVFPSEGDMARLRHYRRFSQEEATEYQKIFQAIVRGA; translated from the coding sequence GTGAGGCGACGGGACGTCCTGCGGCTGTCGGGAGCGGGGCTGCTGCTGGCCGCGTGCGGGGTCGAGGGCCGTGGGAAGTCGGTCGATGAGGGCGAGTTCTGGACCGGGAAGTCGCGGAACGGGCGGCTGCGCTGGGCGAACTGGCCCGGGTACATGCAGGACGACCGGGCCACGATCAAGGCGTTCGAGGCGGATTCCGGTATCGGGGTCACCTATCGGGAAGTGATCCAGGAGATGGGCCCCTGGTTCGGCAAGATCCAGGCGCCGCTGGCGGCGGGGCAGTCGATCGGGTTCGACCTCATGGTGATGACGAACGGGATCCATCTGGAACGCTGCCGCCGTCTCGGCTACCTGGCCCCGCTCGACCACGGCCGGCTCAAGAATTTCGCGGCTCACGCGGGCCCCGGCTACAAGGATCCGTCCTACGATCCGGGCAACGAGTTCACCGTGCCGTACCAGGCGGGGATCACGGGGATCGCTTACAACACCAAGTACGTCGATGAGGAGATCACGAGCATTTCCCAGCTGTTCGACCCGCGCTACAAGGGCAGGGTCGGAATGATGAGCGATTCCCAGGAGCTGGGCAACTTCGGGATGTTCCTGCTGGGGATCGATCCGGAGAAGTCGACGCGGGCGGACTGGGAGCGGGCGGCCGGGAAACTGCGGGAGCAACGGGACTCGGGAATCGTCCGTAAGTACTACGAGCAGAACTATGTGGACGCGGTCAGCAAGGGCGACGTCTGGTTGACGATGGCGTGGTCCGGCGACGTCTACAGCCTCACGAGCCCGGACGTGCGGTTCGTCGTCCCCGAGGAGGGCGGGACGATCTGGACGGACAATCTGTGCGTCCCCGTGACCGCCGAGAACCCGGTCGATGCCCTCGCCCTCATGGACTGGCTGTACGTCCCCGAGCACAACGCCCCGCTGACCGAGTTCGTCAACTACATCACCCCCGTGCCGGCGGTCCGGGACATCATCGCGCGGCACGCCGCACAGGCGACCGGCGAGGAGAAGGAGGACCTGGCCCGGTTGAGCGAGAGCCCGCTGGTGTTCCCTTCCGAGGGTGACATGGCGCGCCTGCGCCATTACCGGCGTTTCTCGCAGGAGGAGGCCACGGAGTACCAGAAGATATTTCAGGCGATAGTCAGGGGCGCGTGA
- a CDS encoding ABC transporter ATP-binding protein, translating to MISAIELAGVEKAYGRTEAVRGVDLAVAQGEFFSLLGPSGCGKTTVLRMVAGFEEPSAGEVRLDGRTVNGIPAERRDVNMVFQSYALFPHMSVFDNVAFGLRRRGAGRAEVRTRVGEMLEMVDLAGGGRRRPTELSGGQQQRVALARALVNRPRALLLDEPLGALDLRLRQAMQAELKRLQRDVGVTFVYVTHDQGEALTMSDRIAVMNEGRIEQVGTPRDVYERPATRFAAGFIGTSNVLDGEVVETSGDGAVIGHGKDGRIEVRGTVAGTRIEVTVRPEKVRLTTDEPSPRSCRLRGTVTDVVYQGASTSYEVRTSAGANVSVFAQNAASADVVADRGDEVWLSWDPRHSYVIGDRRSAGDHVTGDRRSAGDQATTDRERAGDTAIGGAR from the coding sequence ATGATTTCGGCCATCGAACTCGCCGGGGTGGAAAAGGCGTACGGGCGGACCGAAGCGGTGCGGGGCGTGGACCTGGCCGTCGCGCAGGGGGAGTTCTTCTCGCTGCTGGGGCCGTCCGGGTGCGGGAAGACGACGGTGTTGCGGATGGTCGCCGGGTTCGAGGAGCCGTCGGCCGGTGAGGTGCGGCTCGACGGCCGGACGGTCAACGGGATCCCGGCGGAGCGGCGCGACGTCAACATGGTGTTCCAGTCGTACGCGCTGTTCCCGCACATGAGCGTCTTCGACAACGTGGCGTTCGGGCTGCGGCGGCGAGGCGCCGGGCGGGCGGAGGTCCGGACGCGGGTCGGCGAGATGCTCGAGATGGTCGACCTCGCGGGAGGGGGCCGCCGCCGGCCCACGGAGCTGTCCGGCGGGCAGCAGCAGCGGGTCGCGCTGGCGCGGGCGCTGGTGAACCGGCCGCGGGCGCTGCTGCTGGACGAACCGCTGGGCGCGCTCGACCTGCGGCTGCGGCAGGCGATGCAGGCGGAGTTGAAGCGGCTGCAACGGGACGTCGGAGTGACGTTCGTGTACGTGACGCACGACCAAGGGGAGGCGCTGACGATGTCGGACCGGATCGCGGTCATGAACGAGGGGCGCATCGAGCAGGTGGGAACGCCCCGGGACGTGTACGAGCGGCCCGCGACGCGATTCGCGGCCGGGTTCATCGGGACGTCGAACGTGCTGGACGGCGAGGTCGTCGAGACGTCCGGGGACGGCGCGGTGATCGGGCACGGGAAGGACGGGCGGATCGAAGTGCGAGGGACGGTCGCGGGCACGCGGATCGAGGTGACGGTGCGTCCGGAGAAGGTGCGGCTGACGACGGACGAGCCGTCACCGCGATCGTGCAGGCTCCGCGGAACGGTCACGGACGTCGTGTACCAGGGGGCTTCGACGAGCTACGAGGTTCGTACGTCGGCGGGGGCGAACGTGTCGGTGTTCGCGCAGAACGCGGCATCGGCGGACGTCGTGGCCGATCGGGGCGACGAGGTGTGGCTGTCGTGGGACCCTCGGCACTCCTACGTGATCGGCGACCGGCGAAGTGCGGGAGACCACGTGACCGGCGACCGGCGAAGTGCGGGAGACCAGGCGACAACCGACCGGGAACGTGCGGGAGACACCGCGATCGGAGGTGCACGGTGA
- a CDS encoding ABC transporter permease yields the protein MILFGFNDVQGKQNFRWEGFTLEWYARLFDRSDLTRALVNSLAIAFASTAVTTVLGTFAGLALARYRFRGRRAADLLLFMAIACPELVMGASLLSMFVTFGVPRGAPTILVAHVMFSIAFVTVTVRARAVGLDPAVGEAARDLGAGPWMRFRLVTLPMIRPGVVAGALLAFVLSVDDFVVTSFTGGATVTFPLWVYGSTRTGTPPQVNVMGTLIFAVGVLIAVGSARRTFRGRDAAGTGTGSGRAEPQADGTGKGTHEETDGHRRGR from the coding sequence ATGATCCTTTTCGGGTTCAACGACGTCCAGGGCAAGCAGAACTTCCGCTGGGAGGGATTCACGCTCGAGTGGTACGCGCGCCTGTTCGACCGGAGCGACCTGACCCGGGCACTGGTGAACTCGCTGGCGATCGCGTTCGCGAGCACCGCCGTCACGACGGTGCTCGGAACGTTCGCGGGTCTCGCGCTCGCCCGGTACCGGTTCCGGGGACGGCGGGCGGCCGACCTGCTGCTGTTCATGGCGATCGCCTGCCCGGAGCTCGTGATGGGCGCGTCCCTGCTGTCGATGTTCGTCACGTTCGGGGTGCCCCGCGGCGCGCCGACGATCCTGGTCGCGCACGTGATGTTCTCGATCGCGTTCGTGACCGTGACGGTCCGCGCCCGCGCGGTCGGGCTCGATCCGGCGGTGGGGGAGGCCGCGCGCGACCTGGGTGCCGGACCGTGGATGCGGTTCCGGCTGGTCACGCTGCCGATGATCCGGCCGGGAGTGGTGGCGGGCGCGCTCCTGGCGTTCGTCCTGTCCGTCGACGACTTCGTGGTCACGAGCTTCACCGGCGGCGCGACCGTGACGTTCCCGCTGTGGGTGTACGGGTCGACGCGCACGGGGACGCCGCCGCAGGTCAACGTGATGGGGACGCTGATCTTCGCCGTCGGGGTGCTGATCGCGGTCGGTTCCGCCCGGCGCACCTTTCGCGGACGGGACGCCGCCGGAACAGGCACCGGATCCGGGCGGGCCGAGCCGCAAGCCGATGGGACGGGCAAGGGGACGCATGAGGAGACGGACGGACACCGACGTGGACGCTGA
- a CDS encoding ABC transporter permease — protein sequence MVLPAGLWLLAFLVIPLSFMVSLSLQTGNLVDGFRQTLHWQNYADGLSTYGETFARSLWYGLLATVLCILLAYPAAYWIAFRAGRRKTMYLFLILLPYFVSFVLRTVAWRQVLSDNGPLLGPLRDHGPLPAGFHVLDTGFAVVAGLTYNFLPFMILPIYVALQRIDPRTVEAARDLYAGRAQAFGRVVLPLSLPGVFAGVIMTFVPASADFVNAEVLGGPGDTMIGNVIRAEYFESGAYPVASALSFTLTAILLVAIFVYARTLGTRGVLEAAR from the coding sequence ATGGTCCTGCCGGCGGGTCTGTGGCTGCTGGCCTTCCTCGTGATCCCGCTGTCCTTCATGGTCTCCCTCTCCTTGCAGACGGGGAATCTCGTCGACGGATTCCGGCAGACGCTGCACTGGCAGAACTACGCCGACGGCCTGAGCACTTACGGTGAGACGTTCGCCCGTTCGCTCTGGTACGGCCTTCTGGCGACGGTGCTGTGCATCCTGCTCGCCTATCCGGCCGCGTACTGGATCGCCTTCCGCGCGGGCCGCCGCAAGACGATGTACCTGTTCCTGATCCTGTTGCCCTACTTCGTGTCGTTCGTCCTGCGGACCGTGGCGTGGCGGCAGGTGCTGTCCGACAACGGCCCGCTGCTCGGGCCGCTGCGCGACCACGGGCCGCTCCCGGCGGGCTTCCATGTTCTCGACACCGGGTTCGCGGTGGTGGCGGGCCTCACCTACAATTTCCTGCCGTTCATGATCCTGCCGATCTACGTGGCGCTGCAGCGGATCGATCCCCGGACGGTCGAGGCCGCGCGCGACCTGTACGCGGGCCGTGCGCAGGCGTTCGGACGGGTGGTGCTCCCGCTGTCGCTGCCCGGTGTCTTCGCGGGAGTGATCATGACGTTCGTCCCCGCGTCGGCGGACTTCGTGAACGCCGAGGTGCTGGGCGGACCGGGAGACACCATGATCGGCAACGTGATCCGCGCCGAGTACTTCGAGAGCGGCGCCTACCCGGTGGCGTCGGCGCTGTCGTTCACGCTGACGGCGATCCTGCTCGTCGCGATCTTCGTCTACGCGCGGACGCTCGGGACGCGCGGCGTCCTGGAGGCCGCGCGGTGA
- a CDS encoding glutamate ABC transporter substrate-binding protein has protein sequence MRPFAGETDRTRGARPARGAERARETGRTRGPRRTRGAGRARRAGAALAGAAALLTAAACGVGSSDAESVADMEKLVIGVNGDRPGVGLRIAESGDYDAFEGFDVRVAKEIARNLGVNAADVSFREVTSGNRETLLANGDVDLVVAGYSITPERKLKAAFAGPYYVAHQDLMVREADADAIRSIHDLVGKRVCRVEGSTSFPRIHDEQGVAAVPVDAGGYGECLRLLTEGRLDAVSTDDLILAGLARQAAADGHTMTIVNAPISDERYSVGLRADDVEGCEAVNEAITKMYLDDTIPIHLERWFGETELELSKDVPQFEGCQ, from the coding sequence GCGCGGGGCACGGCCGGCGCGCGGTGCCGAGCGGGCACGGGAGACCGGCCGGACGCGCGGGCCGCGGCGGACCCGCGGGGCCGGGCGGGCGCGGCGCGCGGGCGCGGCGCTCGCCGGGGCCGCCGCGCTCCTCACCGCCGCCGCCTGCGGCGTCGGCTCGAGCGACGCCGAGTCGGTCGCCGACATGGAGAAGCTGGTCATCGGCGTCAACGGGGACCGGCCCGGCGTCGGCCTGCGGATCGCCGAGTCCGGTGACTACGACGCGTTCGAGGGGTTCGACGTCCGGGTCGCCAAGGAGATCGCCCGCAACCTCGGCGTCAACGCGGCCGACGTGTCGTTCCGCGAGGTGACCTCCGGCAACCGGGAGACACTGCTGGCGAACGGCGACGTCGACCTGGTCGTCGCGGGCTACTCGATCACGCCCGAGCGGAAGCTGAAGGCGGCGTTCGCGGGCCCCTACTACGTCGCTCACCAGGACCTCATGGTGCGCGAGGCCGACGCGGACGCGATCCGGAGCATCCACGACCTGGTGGGCAAGCGGGTGTGCCGGGTGGAGGGGTCGACGTCGTTCCCCCGCATCCACGACGAACAGGGCGTCGCGGCCGTGCCCGTCGACGCGGGCGGCTACGGCGAGTGCCTGCGGCTGCTGACCGAGGGGCGGCTGGACGCGGTGTCCACCGACGACCTCATCCTGGCGGGGCTCGCGCGGCAGGCGGCCGCCGACGGCCACACCATGACGATCGTGAACGCCCCGATCTCGGACGAGCGCTACAGCGTCGGCCTCCGGGCGGACGACGTGGAGGGCTGCGAGGCCGTGAACGAGGCGATCACAAAGATGTACCTGGACGACACGATCCCCATCCATCTGGAGCGGTGGTTCGGAGAGACGGAGCTGGAGCTGTCGAAGGACGTCCCGCAGTTCGAGGGCTGCCAGTGA
- a CDS encoding DUF1778 domain-containing protein, protein MQPSVHHDLPGSHDDHIHLHTSAEQHHAIRKAAALIGWTVPQYVLSAALDRAERDLYAHAALHDVPDDPAAPSPDPYLAIAQALG, encoded by the coding sequence ATGCAGCCGTCGGTTCACCACGACCTTCCCGGCTCCCACGACGACCACATCCACCTCCACACGTCCGCGGAACAGCACCATGCCATCCGCAAGGCCGCTGCCCTCATCGGCTGGACGGTCCCCCAGTACGTCCTGTCCGCCGCACTCGACCGCGCCGAACGGGACCTGTACGCGCACGCCGCCCTCCACGACGTCCCGGACGACCCGGCCGCCCCGTCTCCCGACCCGTACCTGGCCATAGCCCAAGCTCTCGGCTGA